Proteins encoded in a region of the Triticum dicoccoides isolate Atlit2015 ecotype Zavitan chromosome 3A, WEW_v2.0, whole genome shotgun sequence genome:
- the LOC119267229 gene encoding 2-oxoglutarate-Fe(II) type oxidoreductase hxnY-like isoform X1, translating into MESSTSRTSLNCISLADPDIQRSVALLKQACLDSGFFYVLDHGISQEFMDEVFAESKKFFELPNSEKMKLLRNEKNRGYTPMLDEILDPENQVNGDYKEGYYIGVEVPADDPQSNKPFYGPNQWPSEEVLPKWREVMEQYHREALRVAKSVARIIALALNLDADFFDRPEMLGDSIATLRLLHYEGGQKTGQVSNPSKGVYGAGAHSDYGLITLLATDDVVGLQICKDRNAQPQVWEYVAPVKGGFIVNLGDMLERWSNSIFRSTLHRVVLDGQERYSIAFFVEPSHDCVVECLPTCKSETNPPKFPPITCSAYLSQRYKDTHADLSTYSDGKA; encoded by the exons GCATGCTTGGATTCAGGCTTCTTCTATGTGCTGGATCATGGGATAAGCCAGGAATTCATGGACGAGGTTTTTGCCGAAAGTAAGAAGTTCTTTGAACTTCCGAACAGTGAGAAAATGAAGCTTCTCCGAAATGAGAAGAATCGAGGGTATACACCTATGCTAGATGAGATTCTTGATCCAGAAAACCAAGTGAATG GTGACTACAAGGAAGGGTATTATATTGGTGTTGAGGTACCTGCAGATGACCCACAGTCAAATAAGCCATTTTATGGTCCAAACCAGTGGCCTTCCGAAG AAGTTTTGCCCAAATGGAGGGAGGTGATGGAGCAATATCACAGGGAAGCATT GAGAGTGGCCAAATCAGTTGCAAGGATCATTGCTCTTGCTTTGAACCTAGATGCGGACTTCTTTGATAGACCTGAAATGCTTGGCGATTCGATAGCCACATTAAGGCTCCTGCACTATGAAGGTGGACAAAAAACAG GTCAAGTGTCGAATCCTTCTAAGGGAGTTTATGGAGCTGGTGCACATTCGGATTATGGCCTGATCACTCTCTTAGCAACTGATGATGTAGTTGGTCTCCAA ATATGCAAGGACAGGAATGCTCAGCCTCAAGTATGGGAATATGTTGCTCCTGTGAAAGG CGGCTTTATTGTCAATCTTGGTGATATGCTCGAACGCTGGAGTAACTCCATTTTCAG GTCCACTTTACATCGAGTGGTCCTTGATGGACAAGAGCGTTACTCT ATTGCCTTTTTCGTGGAACCAAGCCACGACTGCGTAGTCGAGTGCCTGCCAACCTGCAAATCCGAGACGAATCCTCCAAA GTTCCCCCCAATCACTTGCTCGGCGTACCTATCTCAGCGCTACAAGGACACACACGCAGATCTGAGCACTTACAGCGACGGCAAAGCCTGA
- the LOC119267229 gene encoding 2-oxoglutarate-Fe(II) type oxidoreductase hxnY-like isoform X2: MESSTSRTSLNCISLADPDIQRSVALLKQACLDSGFFYVLDHGISQEFMDEVFAESKKFFELPNSEKMKLLRNEKNRGYTPMLDEILDPENQVNGDYKEGYYIGVEVPADDPQSNKPFYGPNQWPSEEVLPKWREVMEQYHREALRVAKSVARIIALALNLDADFFDRPEMLGDSIATLRLLHYEGQVSNPSKGVYGAGAHSDYGLITLLATDDVVGLQICKDRNAQPQVWEYVAPVKGGFIVNLGDMLERWSNSIFRSTLHRVVLDGQERYSIAFFVEPSHDCVVECLPTCKSETNPPKFPPITCSAYLSQRYKDTHADLSTYSDGKA; the protein is encoded by the exons GCATGCTTGGATTCAGGCTTCTTCTATGTGCTGGATCATGGGATAAGCCAGGAATTCATGGACGAGGTTTTTGCCGAAAGTAAGAAGTTCTTTGAACTTCCGAACAGTGAGAAAATGAAGCTTCTCCGAAATGAGAAGAATCGAGGGTATACACCTATGCTAGATGAGATTCTTGATCCAGAAAACCAAGTGAATG GTGACTACAAGGAAGGGTATTATATTGGTGTTGAGGTACCTGCAGATGACCCACAGTCAAATAAGCCATTTTATGGTCCAAACCAGTGGCCTTCCGAAG AAGTTTTGCCCAAATGGAGGGAGGTGATGGAGCAATATCACAGGGAAGCATT GAGAGTGGCCAAATCAGTTGCAAGGATCATTGCTCTTGCTTTGAACCTAGATGCGGACTTCTTTGATAGACCTGAAATGCTTGGCGATTCGATAGCCACATTAAGGCTCCTGCACTATGAAG GTCAAGTGTCGAATCCTTCTAAGGGAGTTTATGGAGCTGGTGCACATTCGGATTATGGCCTGATCACTCTCTTAGCAACTGATGATGTAGTTGGTCTCCAA ATATGCAAGGACAGGAATGCTCAGCCTCAAGTATGGGAATATGTTGCTCCTGTGAAAGG CGGCTTTATTGTCAATCTTGGTGATATGCTCGAACGCTGGAGTAACTCCATTTTCAG GTCCACTTTACATCGAGTGGTCCTTGATGGACAAGAGCGTTACTCT ATTGCCTTTTTCGTGGAACCAAGCCACGACTGCGTAGTCGAGTGCCTGCCAACCTGCAAATCCGAGACGAATCCTCCAAA GTTCCCCCCAATCACTTGCTCGGCGTACCTATCTCAGCGCTACAAGGACACACACGCAGATCTGAGCACTTACAGCGACGGCAAAGCCTGA